CGAAAAGATCACAACGTCCCCCGCCTCATACTCCGAGACAAGCCAGCGTCCGCCAAGTTGTCTCCGAATTTCAGTAGGACTCTCTGACAGCCAGCCGTTGTAGCCGTTTGCCATTCGAGCTCCATCGCTTGGATCGTTTTCGCAGTAGCTATCTACATCTTTAGCTCCGTAGCTCTTCTGTAGCTCTTGATTCTTGTGACTGTTTTCAAGCACCATGAGGCCACCGGCCTCAAAGTCAACCTTACCGAGCGGCACCCATGCCGTATAGAGTTTCCGCGTTCCCCTGCCCATAAAGACAACGTCGCAATGACTCGGCGTGCCACGGCCAGGAGAGATGCAACGCAGCCAGGTGAAATCGAAGTGGCGCGTCGGGCCACCCAGGAAGTGGCGAAAGAAGCTCATCAACTCTCCCTCTTCGGCGTAAAGCAGCTTCTGCAATGGCCGGTTGTTTTTTTGGGCCAATTCGGGTTGGAAGAATAGAGACGTCCCAGGCTTCTGGATACCGTCCATGAGAGGCGCATCGGGATCAAGCTGTCCTTGATCTGCAAGTTGTTCGAGTGTGTCTCTGCGTGCCGCGAGAACCTGATCTCGATTTAGAAGGCCGCGAAGAAGGAGATAGCCATCCTCGGCCATCCGCTGCCGCAGCAAGTCTGCGTTTCCAAGAAGCTCGTTCGCTTCGCGAAGGTAGCCTAGCCTGTTGGCTGACGAGTCGAGCCGTTCCCCACAAGAATAGATGTCAAGAGCGGTCTCTGCGACTAACATAGGTTTTCCTCACCGTCGCAGCCCCTGCAAGAAGGCTCCGACTTAGTTCCCATACGGTAGTCTCTTGCCGCAAGATGTAACCATTCAGTCCTCAGCCGTTCTTATATAATTTTCGCTCACAGATGATGTCACAGTTCAGCAAGTATTTCGCGATCAGCGCCCGTGATAAGACATGGGGTCTCTACGTAACTGGAGTAGGACACGCAGAGCTTGCCTCGGATTCCGAATACCCACCTTCCATTCATCCCGATGCGTATCTCTTTCAGTGGGAGCGTGGCCGCGTTCTGGATGAATGCGTACTCTTGCATATCAAAAAGGGTGGTGGTGTATTCAGCAGCAACGAAACAGGAGAGATAAAACTGCGCATGGGCGATGTGCTCGTGATCGCCCCCCGCCAGTGGCATCGCTATCGGCCTGACCCAGCTACGGGGTGGGAAGAGTTCTGGGTAACTTTCGAGGGCCCGCTTGCAGACTCCTGGCGTTCAGAGGGTTTCTTCGACAAGAACAAGCCTGTGATTGCAACGAATTTACATTTCGATCTTGAAGAGACTTTCGAGCGAATGATCCATGTCGCGAAGCGCGAGCTGCATGCTCCTTATTTGATGGCAGGTCTTTGCCACAGTATCGTGGGCGCTGCTCTTTCGTTATCAAGCAGACTGGCCATGGACCCAAGCGAACGTCAACTTCTAGCCGCAGCAGAGTACCTGCGAAATCATTCGACGGTAGTCGATCTCGAGTGGCTTGCACGACAGAGCCGGATGAGCCCGAGCACGTTCCGCCGCCGCTTTCATGATTATTTCGATTGCAGCCCAAGCACCTACCTCGCGGTTCAGAGGATCGGAGCAGCAAAGCGCTATCTGGCTGAAACGGACTTGCCGCTGAAGAGAATTGCCGATCTGCTGGGATACTCTACCGAGTTTTATTTCATGCGTGTATTCAAGCAACACACTGGACTAACACCTTCTACATGGAGGCGTAGAGCTTGAAGAAAAGCGTTGAGAGTAGCCAATCGCTCCGCGAGTATTCGGCACATCACGAAAAGAGCGCCGTCAGGGTATTTCCTGGCGGCGCTTCGAGTTTGCGGTACAGGTGGTTAGAACGATATGCGAGCCGAGAGCTCGAGCTCTCTTGGATCGAGCGCAGAGGTGACCCTTCCATACGTTGCTGAACCGACGCTGGTATCGACATTGCTGAAGTTTGGATGGTTAAGAAAATTGAAGGCTTCTGCTCTGAATTGGACATTCACTCTATCGTGGATAGGAAAGGTCTTATAGGTCGCGACATTGAAGGAGATCTCGCGCGGGCCGCGGATGCTGGCAGGACTTGCATTGCCATAAAAGCCGAACTCAGGTGCCGCGAAGGCAGTCGTATCGAACCACTCCGCCTTGGTCTTGAGCAGCCTGATAGGAGCAACCTGGTTCGGCCGGATCGCCAATCCGTTGGTGCCTGTAGAGATGCCGGGGGTCAACGCAAAACCGCTTTCAATCACTCCAAGGGTGGCAAGACTCCAGCCACCCAGGATCTGACGCTCCAGTAAGTTACCGCTGTGCTTAAAGACTTGGAAGTCATAGATACCGGAGATCGAGAGGACGTGAGGACGATTGAAGTTGGTCGGAGCGTATTCAGCCGCGAGGTTGCGCCAGTCCTGGATGCCTTGCCCTCCGTTTGTTCCGATGCTTCCACCGCCGGTATTACTGGTGTGTCCGAACTGGGCGAGCGATTTGCTGTACGAATAAGCCCCCGTGGCCTGCACGGAGTTCTTGCGATATACAAAACCAGTCTGTAGAGCGTTGTAGTTGCCGGAACCGATTCCGGCCTCTGCATAAATGTTCTGGTACCCCTTGTACGGTCGCGTGAAGTTTGGGCTGCTGGTATTGGTATTGATGCAGGGATCGAAGTTGTAAGAGCTCGCTGGAGCCTGTCCTGTAATGCAGCCAGCAGATTGGGTAGGAGCCGCGACCGCAAGCGGCTGGTTGAGGTCGTAACTAACCGTCTCCTGGTGGCGGAAGAGAGAGCCTGCGTAAGCGACACTAAGTACGGCGCTGGGAACGATCTGACGCTCTACCGTAGCGCTGAAGCTTTGCACCTGAGCTGGAGTGAACTTCGGTCCAACAGCGTCCAGTGTTTGCGGCGACGCACCGGATGCAAGACCTGAAGCAGGGTTTTCCAGAGTACCGCTCAGGATATTTGCACTCTGATTGAATGGTGGATTTTGGCCGAAGGCTCCGTAGATGGCCTCAACGGCAAGCCGTGAATAGCCAATACCATAACCTGCGCGAAGTGAGGTTTTGCCATCGCCAGTGAGATCGTAGGCGAACCCGACCCTAGGTGCAAAATTAGTGTACTTGGGGGTAAAGAAACCGCTTGGAACACCGTTCACACCAGCCTGTACAAGGCCCGTAGAGAGATTGGCGGCGGTACCCGTTGCGGTGAGAGGAACTCCGTTGGGGTTCGTAACAAATCCTCCGCCCGCCGTTACAACAGGCGCTACGGTTGGATCGTATGCCGATGGAAAGAATGAGGAAACCTGATTGCCTGAACTGGTGTTCGGCGAGAAGTACACCCAGCGAAGACCAGCATTCACGGTGAGGCGACGTGTGGCGCGCCAATCATCCTGCGCATAAGCCTCCCCTTGGCGGTAATGAAAGGAGCCGCTGCGCTGGCCGCTATCTTGATGATATGTTGCGGGAAGCCCGAGAAGATAGTCCGCGACAGGATCACCTGTACGCGTTCCGTTGAAGGTGAACTGTCCTCCCGGATAGGTGAAAACATTTTGGTTCTTGACTCCTGCAATGTATAAAGCTCCGAACTGAAAGACGTGTGAGCCTTTTGTCCAACTAAGGTCGTCCTGAAGAATTCCCTCTCCATCCGATGCATGGATAGGAGGGGTGCCTGCTCCAAAGCCTGTATAACCACCACTGAAATTTATCTGTGGAGCTTTATTGAGAACGTTTGCGGTCGGAAAGGCTTGATTGATTGTAACTCCCGCTGGGGTCAGGAAGCCGGTCGTGTTAATGCGGGGTTTGTCATAGGTTTCGGCTATGGTTGCGGTATTTATCACGCTGGGAGTGATGGTGGAGCTGAGTCGAATCATCATATTCAAACCGGTGGTGTAGTACGTAGTCGGAGTCACAGGAAAGATACCGGTTCCGAAGGAGTTATAGGGAATGCCATTTTTAACCTGTTCGTAAGAGCATCGCCCCGTCAACACTTCGTTCCCGGTGACATAGTGGTCGACCCGGTAGTTATAACTGTCCTGCGACAAGGTCTGTGGCTCTTGATTGATATAGTTCAAGGAGCTGCCCGGGTTGTTTGGGAGCGATGCCAGCGAGTTGAGGAGCGCGATTGCTGTGGGATCGATGCAAGCCGGGTTTAATGTGCCATTGACGATACAGTTGTTCGCGCCTCGTGTGGCAAGCTGCCCCTGCGCAAGATTATCCTTGAAGGCCAGATT
This genomic stretch from Terriglobus saanensis SP1PR4 harbors:
- a CDS encoding phytanoyl-CoA dioxygenase family protein yields the protein MLVAETALDIYSCGERLDSSANRLGYLREANELLGNADLLRQRMAEDGYLLLRGLLNRDQVLAARRDTLEQLADQGQLDPDAPLMDGIQKPGTSLFFQPELAQKNNRPLQKLLYAEEGELMSFFRHFLGGPTRHFDFTWLRCISPGRGTPSHCDVVFMGRGTRKLYTAWVPLGKVDFEAGGLMVLENSHKNQELQKSYGAKDVDSYCENDPSDGARMANGYNGWLSESPTEIRRQLGGRWLVSEYEAGDVVIFSVDLVHGGMDNRSNHLRLSSDSRYQLASEPIDERWVGENPPGHGSAGKRGRIC
- a CDS encoding helix-turn-helix domain-containing protein, yielding MMSQFSKYFAISARDKTWGLYVTGVGHAELASDSEYPPSIHPDAYLFQWERGRVLDECVLLHIKKGGGVFSSNETGEIKLRMGDVLVIAPRQWHRYRPDPATGWEEFWVTFEGPLADSWRSEGFFDKNKPVIATNLHFDLEETFERMIHVAKRELHAPYLMAGLCHSIVGAALSLSSRLAMDPSERQLLAAAEYLRNHSTVVDLEWLARQSRMSPSTFRRRFHDYFDCSPSTYLAVQRIGAAKRYLAETDLPLKRIADLLGYSTEFYFMRVFKQHTGLTPSTWRRRA
- a CDS encoding TonB-dependent receptor, whose product is MKRSQHVRIVSLFSFVFFVAAALGQGNSGSIRGTILDMTGAAVAGVTVEVTSEATNVTKSITTATSGFYSVDALTPGLYTVRASVQGFNTVFVQHVQVDPGQTRETSLSLKVGSVGETINVTADALAVETQDSGSGGTITSKQVENLMLNGRNFQSMGQLIPGVSSTAGNNQQSAGGLTGGTTLIVNGASIEYSVYTLDGVYNMNTGNLGNINILPIVDSIDEFRILKDNYSARYGLAGSGQVIVQTKSGSDTFHGSAWDYFRNDGLDANNYFGTQKTKLRQNIFGYSFGGPIFIPHLYNANRKRKTFFFASNEWRRIVNGSTAQGLVFTQAQRAGTLSDTNLAFKDNLAQGQLATRGANNCIVNGTLNPACIDPTAIALLNSLASLPNNPGSSLNYINQEPQTLSQDSYNYRVDHYVTGNEVLTGRCSYEQVKNGIPYNSFGTGIFPVTPTTYYTTGLNMMIRLSSTITPSVINTATIAETYDKPRINTTGFLTPAGVTINQAFPTANVLNKAPQINFSGGYTGFGAGTPPIHASDGEGILQDDLSWTKGSHVFQFGALYIAGVKNQNVFTYPGGQFTFNGTRTGDPVADYLLGLPATYHQDSGQRSGSFHYRQGEAYAQDDWRATRRLTVNAGLRWVYFSPNTSSGNQVSSFFPSAYDPTVAPVVTAGGGFVTNPNGVPLTATGTAANLSTGLVQAGVNGVPSGFFTPKYTNFAPRVGFAYDLTGDGKTSLRAGYGIGYSRLAVEAIYGAFGQNPPFNQSANILSGTLENPASGLASGASPQTLDAVGPKFTPAQVQSFSATVERQIVPSAVLSVAYAGSLFRHQETVSYDLNQPLAVAAPTQSAGCITGQAPASSYNFDPCINTNTSSPNFTRPYKGYQNIYAEAGIGSGNYNALQTGFVYRKNSVQATGAYSYSKSLAQFGHTSNTGGGSIGTNGGQGIQDWRNLAAEYAPTNFNRPHVLSISGIYDFQVFKHSGNLLERQILGGWSLATLGVIESGFALTPGISTGTNGLAIRPNQVAPIRLLKTKAEWFDTTAFAAPEFGFYGNASPASIRGPREISFNVATYKTFPIHDRVNVQFRAEAFNFLNHPNFSNVDTSVGSATYGRVTSALDPRELELSARISF